Proteins from a genomic interval of Alphaproteobacteria bacterium:
- a CDS encoding amino acid ABC transporter ATP-binding protein: protein MTSESLLHIVDLHKRYDALEVLKGIDLDVVQGEVVALIGSSGSGKTTLLRCINMLETFQAGEIHVDGESIGYRKRGEARLRLSEREIARQRAKIGMVFQSFNLFPHMTAEQNVMLGLTKVQGKPVAEARDIAEKWLARVGLADKRQNYPFQLSGGQQQRVAIARAVAMEPKLLLFDEVTSALDPELVQEVLAVMQDLARLGMTMLVVSHEMLFVREVASRVVFMDAGRIAADGPPKTLFANPGSERLATFLGRFHGVFA, encoded by the coding sequence TGCTGAAAGGCATCGACCTCGATGTCGTCCAGGGCGAGGTGGTGGCCCTGATCGGCTCCAGCGGCTCCGGCAAGACCACGCTGCTGCGCTGCATCAACATGCTGGAGACGTTCCAGGCCGGCGAGATCCACGTCGACGGCGAATCGATCGGCTATCGCAAGCGGGGCGAAGCGCGCCTGCGCCTCAGCGAGCGCGAGATCGCCCGCCAGCGCGCCAAGATCGGCATGGTGTTCCAGAGCTTCAACCTGTTCCCGCACATGACCGCGGAGCAGAACGTCATGCTCGGCCTGACCAAGGTGCAGGGCAAGCCGGTGGCCGAGGCGCGCGACATCGCGGAAAAGTGGCTGGCCCGGGTCGGGCTGGCCGACAAGCGGCAGAACTATCCGTTCCAGCTGTCCGGCGGCCAGCAGCAGCGCGTGGCCATCGCCCGCGCCGTGGCGATGGAGCCGAAGCTGCTGCTGTTCGACGAGGTCACCTCCGCCCTCGACCCCGAACTGGTGCAGGAGGTGCTGGCCGTCATGCAGGACCTGGCCCGGCTCGGGATGACCATGCTGGTGGTCAGCCACGAGATGCTGTTCGTGCGCGAGGTGGCCAGCCGGGTGGTGTTCATGGACGCCGGCCGCATCGCCGCCGACGGTCCGCCCAAGACCCTGTTCGCCAACCCCGGTTCCGAGCGCCTCGCCACCTTCCTCGGCCGTTTCCACGGCGTCTTCGCCTGA